TGGTGTTGAGTCATTCGCATCAGGCTGCTCCACTCTGGATGGTGTTCTTTCTGGTTCATAGGCTTCATGGTGAGGCTCCAAAGAAGTTACTTCCTCCCCCTGCATTTGTTTCTCTTTTGATTGCCGCCTTCTTGTATACACTTGGCATTCCCTTTCTTCGTTTGGTTTTCGCCATTGTTGTACCTCATTTGGTGTATCTTGTCCCCTTCCTTCAGCAGGTATCACTCCAATAATCATCTTTTGTGATGTGGCATCGATGTTCTCCACTTCTTTATCTCCCCCTGTCTCATAGTCTGCATCTAAGAGGTCATCAGTAAACGAATCGGGAAATACATCAGATAAGTCGACTGATCCCCCATAAAATGGTTCATGTTCACGAAACACCACATCCATACTCACAAACATTCTCTTCTCGGATGGGCACCAACATTTATAGCCCTTCTGTTTACCAGAATACCCCACAAATATACACTTTACTGCTCTTGGATCTAGCTTCCCAACCGAAGGCCTATAGTCCTTTACAAAACATGTACACCCGAACACCTTTGGTGGAACTACATATGTAGTTCTCCCAGTGAGACACTCTATTGGTGTCTTGTAGCCAAGCACCCGAGAAGGCATCCTATTCATCAAATAAGCTGCAGTCATCACTGCTTCACTCCACAAGTACTTTGGAACATTCATGGCAAACATTATGCACCTTGCAATTTCTAAAATATGCCTGTTCTTCCTTTCTGCCAAACCATTCTGTTCTGAAGTACCTGGGCAAGTAGTTTGATGGATAATTCCAAAGTTTGACAAATATTCATCAAAGTCCCCATTCACATATTCTGTGCCATTATCAGTTCGTAACACTTTCACACAAGCACTATATTGAGTCCTAATCAGATTATGGAAATCTCTAAAGCATTCAAATGTTTCACTTTTATGGCGTAACACATAAACCCAGGTAGCTCTAGTGCAGCAGTCAATGAAAGTGACAAAGTAGCGATAACCACTAATAGATGTCACTTTGCTAGGGCCCCACACATCTGAATGTATAGTTTGCAAAGGCACATCACTTCTATTATCAGATGATAAATAAGAGCTCCTAACTTGCTTTCCATACTGACAGGCATCACACATTAGTTGTTCTTTACTAATTTTACAATAGAGATTAGGGTAAATCTGACCCAAAATAGCAAAAGAAAGATGTCCCAACCGACGATGTTGAAGTAGGAATTCTTCTAGTGACGAGGGAGACACTGTAGCAGCCACTGCAGGAAATATATTACTATCCAAGTAATATAACCCATCACGCATGCTCCCTGTCCCAATCTCTTTTCCAGTTCCAAGTTCCTGAAAAATACACCAAGTGGGGAAGAATATTGCAGCACAATTTAGCTCTCTAGTGATGCAGCTTATAGATAGAAGATTAATTGGGAATGCTGGAACATGTAAAACTGAAGATAATGACATATTTGGGCTGCATTTGACAATTCCAGACCCAACAATGGCTTGGGTTGAACCATCAGCCAATTTCACATTTTCCTTTTTAAAAACAGGAATATAGTTGGACAACTCCCTAATAGAACCAGTCATATGTCTCGAAGCCCCTGAGTCAATTAACCATTGTGCACCAGCTGCAAGATAATCAGTACACATTACAGTATGAGAATTATTACCAGAAAAATTTGCTGATGAAGAGGATGATGCATGTGACTCCTGAGGCAGTTCAACACCAAGATTTAGGTTCTTGAATTGACGCCACTTCTCTAGCTCATCGAGGGTTATCTCAACGCTCAATTTCTGAGACAGTTCCTCGGCAGCTGAAGTGTTTGCTCTTCCGGGAAACAACATGCCTCTCCCACGGCCACCACATGCATCAAATAATCTGCCTCTGGCTCTACCTTGCCAGTCCTGGCCTCTACCACGACCTCCTCCCATCAATTTAGGGCAGCCTGCCACAAGATGTCCTGGTGATCCACATTCAAGACATTTTCTTTCACCGTTACCTGCTCCTGTTCTTTGGTATCTTCCACCTCCTGCAGCCAAGAAAGCTGAGCGCCTTTGCGTTACTCCCTGTGAAGCCGATCCTGCTGCCTCCAACCTTAGCCGAGTTTCTTCACTCGCTATTGCAGAAATTGCTTGCTCAAGACTTGGTAGCTTCCCACTGCCATATAGAGCTGCTCTCCTATTTTCAAACCTGGGATGGAGGCCATTTAGGAAGTCTCTAACACGTCTCCTCTCAGTCCACTTACTATGCTTCTCAATACATTTCCCACACTCCATTTCAACTGGATCATAGTAGTCCAGGTCACTCCACAACCTTTTAAGTTCAGACACATATTCCACCACTGTTCTCTCACCTTGGCTCAGCTCCTGCAACTCCTTTTGAATTTTGCATGCTAACATCTCATTTCCCACTCCTGAATATGTGCCTTTCAGGAGCCTCCAAATCTCTGAAGCATCTTTGATTCTCTCAACCTGCTTTGCAATCTGAGAAGACATCGAACTCAGAAGCCATGCCCTGACCAAAGCATTGGTTGCTCTCCATTTTTGGCCTTCTTTTGAACCTTCTTCCTCAGGTTTCTCTACTGTCCCAAGGATGTATCCTTCCAATTTCCTTGAAACCAGGATGGTTTCAGCATGCTCAGCCCAGCTTACATAGTTCTCAGGACCCTCTAACTTCACATGTGGCATCTGTAAGGGATGTATCTCCTCCTTTATTTCAGCCTCTGATTTGGAGCTGCTAGCTTGCTTGTTGATTGCATCAAACAGAGCCCTGCACTTCTGGAAGTAACTGCTGCAATACAGCCGCAAGCTCACTGGAAGTAACTGCTGGGGCATCATTGATTTCAGCCATCTCCTCTACACGCTGCACTTCTACTTCTCAGATTCAAGCCTCTGCACGCCGCACTAGCTAGCCGTCGGCTCCTTTCTCCTCCCTAATCACACCACCAGCCTGGGCAACCTCCACACGCAACCACACAAACAGCCAACTCACCCGTGGTAAATCAAACCACTGCTCCTCGCCGCCTTGTTCCTCCCAGCACCTCCTTCACCGCTGCAGCACTCTGCTCAGTTCCGCCATTGCACTGAGTCGCCTCACGGGCCCAGGTCGCCCTCCTTCACAGCGCCGTtgaccaccagcaccaccaccaacTTCCGCCGCCTCCGAACCCACTCAACGCCGTTCCACGGCCGCCGCTGCCTCGCCGGAGACGGGTGGCTCTGATGCCATGTTGATTAGCTCAAGAAGGGGAGAGAAGTCTGGAACATTGAGGATTGACCTTATCCTTCCATCCCTCCACGGGAGTAGTATATACAAGGTGAGTTTTACATTTTCGTCCCTCTATTCTTGTTCATGTCACTAGTAGGTCCTCTCAACACCAAAAGACCACGCGTATCCCACTACTATATATTATAAGCTCGAGCAGTCTTTCTTAGGCAGAAGAATTTCAGGAACCTGGTCGTGCTTGGATTTTGATTCGCTTCCAAAAGCAATTTTCGCTTCAAAAAGCATTATATTGTTGAGAGAAGTCCACTTTGCAATCTTGAACTTTTTAGTTTGTCAAGAACCAACCATCAACTTTAAAACCGGCTAAAAATCAATCCCAGACTTTGAAAACCATTCAACCATCCCCTCCCATGACTCTGATTTTGACCCGTTGACCATACAATCAGCTATCTCAGTCAGCCTAGTTAGGTGAAAAAAGGTCATCTTTTTTTTCCGTATTGGTGGACAAACCGACCGCTCCTCTTCCTCCTTGtgttttcaagtgccagatatGGTCTACGTCTTTTTGGTTTTGCATAATACGAAATTAGAGAAACCTATCACTTCTAGCAAGTCTAACCATAAATGATAATCCAGATTGGTGGAGTAAAGGAATGCTTACACTTATTATGCAGTATAGAAATTTGCCTGAGGCTGTCTTGCTGAAATAGATGACGTCATTACAACGGAAACTGAAGATGGGCTGTGGAAACAAAAGAAGTTCAAAAAATTGTCATAAATTGTTGCGATGTATAAGTTCTGAAAAATAAATAACAAGATGTAATAACTCTGCCACTTCTTTTTATGAAATATAACTTCTTAAACTCATGTTGTAAGTGATGAACACTAATTTGCTAAAGTACAGACTACAGCTATACGCAAGTCAGACATGTTTGTGAACCATTTTATGGAAGAAAGCAGATTAAGCTCAATCAAGTTGTTCAATACGGAACCACTTCCTTTAATAAAATGAACATGTAACTTGTCAAATTCCACTTCTGCAACAGGTGCTCAGATGAACTGAAATGATGTCATTTTGAAGTGTCCAGTATTCCACAGCCTAACGTTCTCAAACAGTCCAATAATAAATTCCTAATTGCCCACTCTGCATCAACAATAAGTAGATTCAGAGACCTTGTCCTATGGGGTCGACTCAAATCAATCTAGTGCGCTGAAGAAGAAAAACCACTTGAACAAACCACACAGCAGACAATCAGGTGACTAACCGAACCAGGAGAAGTGATTTGTTGATTTTGATTGGTCCTTGTAGAAATATATATATCTCCAAGAATCTACTATAACAAGACACACTCCAAGTAACTAATTCAATGCAGCTAGGTTCACTACCATGAAAGAAGAGATCAATCCAGTACAAGTAGACCTGGAATCCTGGATTGTCGCCTGCCGCTGCAAGTGTTGTTGCCACAGCAGATTGTGTGACAGAAAAGTACATAGGGAGTAGAAAACAGCAGAAGTAGGTGTCATGTGCCTTGGGATTGGACTGGTGTTCATTTCAGCACATAATGTGACATTACAAACAAATTCCAGCAAGTACAAGGGTTCAAATTACAACATCACGATATTACAATGGTTCAAATGAAGCTATTGCATACTATTGTGCTGCAAGTAGTTTTGTCGGTCTTCCCACATTTGATTGGCAATTCCCTGCCGCAAAGTAACCATGTTTGTATGTTCACTTGCTTGGGCACTTGTCGTTGAAGCATGGTTAATATTAGCAACACATTCAGCCTCAGGTATGATAAATTCATCTATCCCATCATTTATAACCCAATTGTGAACAATGCAACAAGCTATAACAATGTCTACTTGAGTAGGATAGCAGAAAAATGGCTTGGCCTCATCAAGGATTTTGAATCTCCCCTTGAGTGACCCAAATGCATGCTTTACGGTCGTACGAAGGGAAGAATGTCTATGGTTAAATAATTCCTTCTCATCTTGAACAAGATTGTCCCCCCGCTCATTTAAATGACACCTCACACCACGAAAAGGAGGCAAGAACCCTGGTTTGGCTCCATGTCCAGCACCAACGAGATAGAATTTTCCTAATATATGAGCAACAAGCGGGTTACTTTGCTATACATAAATAGTGGCATTGACAAATGTAGCTACATCAAGTTACCTTGTGGGACACGTAGACCATTTTCACGTTCTAAAGCATCACGTAAAActtgagcatcatgtgctgacccCTCCCAACCAGCCAACACAAATGTGAACCGAAGATCAAAATCAACAGCCGCCATCACATTTTGAGTGGCATGGGTCTTTCTACCACGACAGCGAGGCTCCATGTCCTCTGGAACAGAGGCTCGTACATGTGTACCATCAATAACTCCAACACAATCCTATTTCATGAAAAATATTAGGATCTAACCAGATTCATGCCTAGAAAATGAGGAGGATGTGGCTGTGACCAAATCTCATACCTTAAATTATGGATCCCACTGGTGATTCCCTTCTATTTTGGTTGGGGTCGCCAATGAGGGCTCCCTAATAAGCTCATGGCGTAGCTCTCCAATGGCATGGATGACTTTTTTGAAATAACGACTAACAACTTCACCGGTTATACGAAAATTGTCACCAGCTGGCTCATCCCTAACATTGTGTCCGACGGTGTGCAAGAACGTGCCAACTTGCTGCTCAACAGACATATGAATCGTGTCTTGAAGCAACCTGCGGTCCCTTAAAAGTTGACAGAACCGGAAGAAAGGTCCTCTTCCAAGCCTAAGCATGTTCAAACAAGTTGCATCATCCTTCCATATTTTGTCCTCAAAATACTGTCTTCTCACCCTGTCTGTCTCATCCATCAGCCCATAACTTATGCATTCAGTCCTACTTTTGCTTTTCCCAGACCGGACAACCAAGGCCGACATGGGGAGAAGCTAATATGACACAGCTGCACGAATTAGCTTCTTCTACTTGTTGCCCGTCTACAATGTAGAATTGAAACAGAAGAAAAAACTGCTTCAGGATGACATACACAAAACTGAACTATGTTCTTCTCTGAACTTCAGCTAACTGAACATACATACAGAAGCATACACACAACAATCGCCAATAAATCCTGTAAACAGGTCGAGCAGCTAGGGTTCATACCAGAGGGGAAAATCACCGAAGGGAGAGCTGCTGTCCGCCCTGGTCGTCGGTTTGCCGTCTGTGTCCTGGTTGCCTCCTTCGCGCTGCAGGTCGGGGAAGAATCGGAGCAAGAGGAATCAGTTCAGAGAGACATCCGGTGAGAGAGAACGTATCAGCGAGGAATCGGAGCTACATCCAGCCGCTCGCTGTCCACCGCCACCGTCGACACAAGGAAAGGGTGGGTAGTGGGCAGTTGAccctccgccgctcgccgctcCCCCGCCGGCCGAGAGAACAGAGCAGAGGAAGGGAGGGAGTGAGAAAGAGAGCGAGGAGAGGGAGCAGCACATACTTCTTCACCCGCGCCGCCGGCCGATGCGGAATAGCCGTCGCCGCCTCCTTTGTGGTGTGGTTCGTGAGCGAGGAGTGAGGTGAGATGGGTCAGGTGCGTCAGGCTTCGAGAGTTTTTTTCGTTTCATTTCCTGGGTGAAGCGGGAGTCGGGGCCATCGAAAAGATAGCGCCAAGCTCGTGCGAATATTTCAAAATTTGGAGAATCTACGGGTGCAAGCATGAGAATATTTTACAAATTGCTGTACAACCCATGCGGCATTGCAGGTTACAATGTTTAACAAAGTGACTAGCCCCAAGGTGGAAGAAAAGTATTACCCCTAACTCCTACCTATTCCTAATCAGAATCAGATCGCGCTAGAGAAGAGCATGGACCAAACCAAACACGTCTACCTCAAACGGAGTCAAGGTCCATGCCTTGTTGGGGTCTGGGCGGGCGACCGAGAACACTAGCCGCCGCCAGTCGTCTCCCCCTCTACCACTGACAGGCTTCACGATGAGTCTTGTGGACACCTCCACCACGACATTACCTATATCTAACCCTCTATCGCCGTGCAAGGAGGAGAGACGGCCACCCCATCTAGAGAAACTATCAATCCCCTCGAATCCCTAGACCCCTCAGAAAAACTGAGAGATCGTCGAGCAGCGTTCCTCAAAGCCTCTAGCAATGAAGCGGCAGAAAAATAGAGAGCCGCCGCGTGAATCGCTTGCCTGCGAAGAGCGGGAGGAGAGAGAGCGAGTGGGAGGGGGAGGGTTTAAGGGGGCTCGTTCGTGCGGTTGTCCAAAAGAAACAACCGGTTGCAAAATGTGGCCTGGCGACCATCCCCTGTGCCGAGATTTGTGTGCCCGTCAGAGCGTTCGCTCGGAATCTGTTGTGAGATGGCGTCAGTTGGTTATCTATACTCCTATATAGtggcgaataactttgaaagatggtcgttggatg
This sequence is a window from Aegilops tauschii subsp. strangulata cultivar AL8/78 chromosome 7, Aet v6.0, whole genome shotgun sequence. Protein-coding genes within it:
- the LOC109785565 gene encoding uncharacterized protein, giving the protein MMPQQLLPVSLRLYCSSYFQKCRALFDAINKQASSSKSEAEIKEEIHPLQMPHVKLEGPENYVSWAEHAETILVSRKLEGYILGTVEKPEEEGSKEGQKWRATNALVRAWLLSSMSSQIAKQVERIKDASEIWRLLKGTYSGVGNEMLACKIQKELQELSQGERTVVEYVSELKRLWSDLDYYDPVEMECGKCIEKHSKWTERRRVRDFLNGLHPRFENRRAALYGSGKLPSLEQAISAIASEETRLRLEAAGSASQGVTQRRSAFLAAGGGRYQRTGAGNGERKCLECGSPGHLVAGCPKLMGGGRGRGQDWQGRARGRLFDACGGRGRGMLFPGRANTSAAEELSQKLSVEITLDELEKWRQFKNLNLGVELPQESHASSSSSANFSGTWNWKRDWDREHA